In the Triticum urartu cultivar G1812 unplaced genomic scaffold, Tu2.1 TuUngrouped_contig_2475, whole genome shotgun sequence genome, one interval contains:
- the LOC125526987 gene encoding ATP-dependent 6-phosphofructokinase 2-like — protein MDPTVPNSGDHAASTPTNTTVTLPPLTLRDAPRLPASPSGATAVPNPISSHPYFHPPPTFYISPGDVSLRHAFFDLASGTPNPLVAYRRAGPRESLAVDPARARAALVTCGGLCPGLNTVLRELVVGLHELYGVLDVFGVAAGYRGFYGADDDHVRLDPASVDDWHKKGGTALKTTRGGFDLNKIVDGIVARGYTQVYAIGGDGTMRGAVAIFEEFKRRGLRISITGIPKTVDNDIGIIDRSFGFQTAVEIAQQAIDAAHVEAVSAVNGIGLVKLMGRSTGHIALHATLSSRDVDCCLIPEIDFHVEGKGGLFEFLYERIKKKGHAVVVVAEGAGQELIPRTDDQKREQDESGNMLFLDVGPWLKSELGRWWKREHPTELFTVKYIDPTYMIRAVPANATDNLYCTLLAHSAIHGIMAGFTGFVPGPINGNYSYIPLEDIAVAKNPVDVNDHKWAWVRSVTDQPDFLKP, from the exons ATGGATCCCACCGTCCCCAACTCCGGCGACCACGCCGCCTCCACCCCTACCAACACCACCGTGACCCTCCCGCCGCTCACCCTCCGCGACGCGCCGCGGCTCCCGGCCTCGCCCTCCGGCGCCACCGCGGTCCCCAACCCGATCTCCAGCCACCCCTACTTCCACCCGCCCCCCACCTTCTACATCTCCCCGGGGGACGTCTCCCTCCGCCACGCCTTCTTCGACCTCGCCTCCGGGACCCCGAACCCGCTGGTCGCGTACCGCCGCGCGGGCCCGCGCGAAAGCCTCGCCGTCGACCCggcccgcgcccgcgccgccctcGTCACCTGCGGGGGGCTCTGCCCGGGCCTCAACACCGTGCTGAGGGAGCTCGTCGTGGGGCTCCACGAGCTCTACGGCGTCCTCGACGTCTTCGGCGTCGCCGCGGGCTACCGCGGGTTCTACGGCGCTGACGACGACCACGTGCGGCTGGACCCGGCCTCCGTGGACGACTGGCACAAGAAGGGCGGCACCGCGCTCAAGACGACACGTGGTGGCTTTGATCTTAACAAGATCGTCGATGGCATCGTCGCCCGCGGGTATACGCAG GTGTATGCGATTGGCGGGGATGGAACCATGAGAGGAGCAGTGGCGATATTCGAAGAGTTCAAACGGCGCGGTTTGAGGATCTCCATTACAGGGATTCCCAAGACCGTGGACAACGACATCGGCATCATAGACAGGTCATTTGGGTTTCAAACTGCAGTGGAGATTGCTCAGCAGGCGATCGACGCGGCACATGTGGAGGCTGTGAGCGCTGTGAATGGCATCGGTCTTGTCAAGCTTATGGGCAGGAGCACGGGCCACATTGCTCTTCATGCCACCCTGAGCAGCCGAGATGTTGACTGCTGTTTGATTCCTGAGATTGATTTCCACGTTGAAGGGAAGGGAGGCCTGTTCGAGTTCCTGTACGAAAGGATAAAGAAGAAGGGACATGCTGTCGTCGTCGTTGCTGAAGGCGCTGGGCAGGAGTTGATTCCCCGGACCGATGATCAGAAGCGAGAGCAGGATGAGTCTGGCAACATGCTGTTCCTTGACGTTGGCCCCTGGCTGAAATCTGAGCTGGGCAGATGGTGGAAGAGAGAGCACCCCACTGAGTTGTTCACTGTGAAGTATATCGATCCTACTTACATGATTCGAGCAGTCCCAGCAAATGCTACTGATAATCTATACTGTACCCTGTTGGCGCATTCAGCCATCCATGGGATAATGGCTGGGTTTACTGGCTTCGTACCTGGCCCGATAAATGGGAATTACAGCTACATACCACTGGAAGATATTGCCGTGGCCAAGAACCCGGTGGATGTGAATGATCACAAATGGGCATGGGTTAGATCAGTCACAGACCAGCCTGATTTCCTAAAGCCCTAA